The Accipiter gentilis chromosome Z, bAccGen1.1, whole genome shotgun sequence DNA window ttaaaatgttttgaatgcTACGGATGGAAGAGTTAAGCAAGAACAAGCGCTGATAATAAAGCAGTCTGGGTGTTACTTGCAGCAAACAAAACTTGTTACCAGCTAACTGGCAGTTtgatggcagagaaggaaaagagagtaTAGAAGTTCCTGGAGATGAGTGACTCTCTGAATTTTGAGGCAAGTTCAGAATGGAAAGGTTGAGGGTAACCTGCATGCTGGCACCACCCTTTGTCTATATTACACCTAACCCAAGTGCTCCTGGCTCTCCTAGTTGATCAGAGGCAGCTCCATGCGGCACGTGCTGGAAGACTAGGTCCTGTTTGCCACAGGTATGCCTAGCCTCCAGCTGCATAAAAAGCTGTAGTGTAATAACTATCTCTGTCCACAGCGTTGCATCCCACCTCTAACGTAGAATGCTTGGCCCTTTAGAAGCAGGAGGTAGGAAAAGGGGCACCGTAGTTTTCTTTGTCTGTTTGGCAATTAACCAttcactggctttttttgttgtaacATGCACTTCCTCTCTTGTTTTCATTCAAGCTTTGTGCACCATGGAAATTAATGTGGAGAAAGACAAACAGACAGGAGAGACCAAGATTGTCTCTGCTTCACCTATTGGCCCAGATGAGGCCCATCAAAGAGGATTCAAAGTCTATGATGATGGTACCAAGGTAGTCTATGAGGTTCACTCTGGTGGCACAGTGGTAGAAAATGGAGTACATAAATTAAGCTCAAAGGACGTAGATGAACTTATGCAAAAAGCTGGACAATCAAGTGTAAAAGGAGGGTATGAAACAATGACTGTGTCAGACAGAAATGCGGTAGCCGATGGAAACCTTAGCCATATGAAGGAGCAAATGCTCTTCAAGGAGGCAAAGCTGGAAATGGTACACAAACCCAGCAAAGGGCATGCTGTGAACCCTCAGCCCCAAGACAGACCCTGCAGTGGCAAAGCCGCAGAGGCCAGCACAGATCAGCCAGTGACAATGATATTTATGGGCTACCAGAACATCGATGAcgaagaggagacaaagaaagtGCTGGGCTATGACGAGACCATCAAGGCAGAGCTGGTCCTGATCGATGAAGATGACGAGAAGTCGTTGCGGGAGAAGACAGTGACGGACGTCTCCACCATGGACGGGAATGCTGCTGAGCTGGTCTCTGGCAGGCCACTGTCGGACACGACAGAGCCCTCCTCTCCcgaggggaaggaagagagccTGCCCTTGGAAGCAGCCCCAGGTACACAAAAGAAAAAGCGCTGTCAATGCTGTATTGTCATGTGAacacctcctccttccctgctccaggcagctcctgctccatCACTTACCTAGACCTCACTGTACTTCTAACTGCAATACTGTGAACTGGAAGTGAGTGCCTCCATTGCCTTGCAGTTGGGTTGCTTTGCTTTCTAGTTCTTCAGGAAGAGGAACGCATGGTTATTTTCCCATCAGACGTACTatttggggtttggggaggggttgggggatttttttgcttcttttttttgttgttgttggggttttttctccttaataTTGCAGAGTGAGAGATAAATGGGAAATGgaacaaatgttttcatatttatttgatttttatatatatattatatatataatgaaaacactttttacatttttctttggatATCTGGCATGCTTGATCAGATTCCTAGGATTTGGTGGGATTCTGAGTTTCACAGCAGCCAGATATGAGAGccttaaaaaaatgttgcttcttttttttaagaaaaatcacatttaaacattattttatagattctattttttatttcttggggGAAGGCTTAGATcattttactgttttaatttGCTAAAACTCAGACAAGTCTTTCCCAGAAAGTTTGCATAGTTCTGTTTTATAGTAACTTTCCAGTTTAGTTTGCCGTGTCAGAAAAACCCATCAGCCATTTCTGCTTATTGGTGATACCAAAAGTGGACCTTAATTATTCTTTCTAGAAAATGTATGAATGATGATTTTGCCTTATATAAATCTTCCAGATTACAGTATTGTATGTGTACTTCATCTCCCCAAATTACAGTTGAAATTAACTTGACGTGAAAAAGATGCAGCTGTCACACCAACTGAAATGGAGTCACTGATCTAATTACTTGCCTTTCAGTAACTCTGCCAATGTTTATACATGAAGTTTTCCTGCTGAACTCCAGTAGATGAGAGATACTGCTTTCTATTTCCTTAGAATATAAATGAACTTCTCTCACAGTCTGACCCTGTTCCCACTGGACCCAGTAACGAAAATCTCAGTGCTGGAAATGGGGGCAGGGCCAGAGTTTTATTTTGTAGTTCTTAGGGAAGTGTAATTTCTCATAGAGTGTACCTCCAGTGCACCTATGTAATGACAGGTGATAGGTCTGATCCTGCCCTGCTTACTAAAACTCCCGTGGAGGCCCACCAGAGTTTTGTTGGAGTAGCTGTTTCGGGAGAAGATCCTACAGCCAAAAGGCTAACATTTTCAAAAACTGCTGGTGGTTTTGGATGCTTCATTTTCTGGTGTGGGACACTTCAAAGAGGCCTGATTTCCAGTAAATTTTTCTACATCTcccctctgaaaatcaggcctgTTAAAAACAACTCCAGGTGAAAATGTAAAAAGGCAAAGGCATCCAAAATCAGTacatgtttctttgtttcttggtCCTTTGATTCTTCTAACTACAATGAAAAAGTAACCAACTTTTTCATGGCAAGATATTATGAGCCTGATTCTTGTCTCACACCAGTTTTGCTTATGTGTAGCTTCACTCACTGTAGTGGAGTTATTCTGGATTTATAATTACATAAGTGAGATTAAAAATCAGGATTTACATTTTCTGACAGTGTTAAAAAGTACCGAAGATTATTTTGAAGTGTCTTTGAAACTATCAGACTTCAAAAATCAGTAACAGCAACTGAAAAACAACatctaaagttaaaaaaaaaaaaaaaaaaaaaaaagaaagaaaacaacaaaaagcctcTTTTCAGTTTGAGGTGGTTCCAATGATATTTCTGTTCTTCTTGGATGGTGCTTTTACTGCATTAATTGTTAGTTCAGAACATCCGATTAAACAGAGTTCTTGCTCTgtactcttttctttctgtgccgGTAAAGAAGACACTTGATCACGGTAGTGGTAATATGAGGCACActgaaaacatacacaaaaaaaccaTGCAAAAGGTAGTTCCTGCATTAGGTCACTCGGCCATCAGTATGGAGCTGATCAATGTAACTTCTCACCATTGCCCAGGtgacagtcaggaaaaaaaaagcaagcagagagTAGGAAAAGCCACATCCATATTACACATGCAGAAATTTTGCTGGCCTCCATATCTGCTGCAGTGTCCAGATTTAATAGACTTCCGCATGCTCCCTCCATCTCCCCCAGGGGCTCTTGGATGGGAGAAGGACCAAATTCACCCACAGAAGCTCTGTACATCATCCCTTGACTCAGGCTTAGGTGGTTAAGTTTTATCGAAGAGGGGAACGGCCGCAGAGCCCCACATTGTGACAACAGGTCTGGTGGCTGTTTGTTGGTAATTAGCAacctgtgttttgggtttttttggttgggttgtgtgggtttttttctttttttcccagacaacGCTAAGAATTTACAAATCTCAACATTTCTTAAAACAAGACCTTGAGTTTTCAGCCCTGGGGTGGCCTGGCGAGGCTGTCCTCAGGCACGTTTAGGACACCAAAGCACTGCAATGCAAAGGGTGAAGCCCTTTCTGTCTGGCCCCTACCCCATGAGTGCCACAGGAGGGGGGCATGCTTTGCAATAGTTGTCTCGCTCTGGGGCCTATTCACCTCACCAGGAACGCTCGAAAACAAATCTGCCAGCCACCTCCTCCTGGCCTGGCCGGTCATCTCATTGCTCACCACCCATCCCTCTCTGGGTGTGATGCCACCCTCATGGCCACCCTGGCTTCCCAGTGACTTTTCcccctgcctctcctctcccttatGGTCATTTTTCCTGAAGCTTTCTTCTTGGGAAATTTGGGGTGTCGTCTTTACCCTAACCCGCTCTGTCCATACATCTCGTCAGCCACGTGCTCCCTTGTCAGCTGACCTTCTGGTTCAGCACAGACTCAGCGTTTTGGGGATGACTCCCTCAGCAGCCAGCTTTGGGAGATGCTTGCTGAGGCTGAGACCAGAACGTGTCTGAGACCAGTGTACCGTCCAAGGCACAACGTGGCAGGGAGATGGTGGCATGCAAGAGTCCAGAAGTGGCCCTTTAGTGGTTAGAAGTAGAGCACAAGCCTTAAACCTTAAACCTGCCAAATACCTACTGCTCAGTACTTGTAGCTAACATTGAGTGCCTAGGAAGGCCAGTGTTTTTTATGTGTTCATATGAACTCCATGGTTAATGGGCCCCAACAGATCCAGAAAAGCTAAAGGTTTGTCTGCATAGGGTTTGACTTTACAAGTCAAAGGTAGTTCCACATCTGAGGTCAGGAAAAATGCAAGACGGGAGCAAATCAGTCTGAACTCAGAGGGCCTTAGTTATGTCGGCAGAAACACACTTACCCCAATCATAGTCCTCCACAAGGGCAGCAGCCGTGCCTGGACATCGGCTCGTCCCTTCTAGACGTTAGCTTTCAGCCAAGTTACAGGGAAATTCAGATGTGTTAGCCTATGCTGATGAATGTAAACCAGTATTCCAGGGCTGCTTTGGGCTTCGAAGGGGTCGGTTTTCCCCTCACCCTCAGATAGGAAGCTGCCTGTGGAAATTCATGCACAATCAGGCGTGAAGGAAGAGGTCTGCTCTATGGTCAAGCAGAGAGAGATTTTTGTAAGGATCATTATGGCAGGGGGTTTTTGTATTGTTTTAAGCAAACTCCCTGTCTGTTTAACTTACTCCACCACATGTACATTTTCAATTCCAGCATGAGGGGATACAAAAAAGTAGAGTCAGAAACTGGTTCAGTGATAGCATTTTGCCACAACAAACTGCTCGCCTTAACTtttgtaagaaaaacagaaaaaaaaacctcttttcagTGTATCTTTTCCTAGACTGGGAAAAAGTAACCTATGaaacttttttatattttgtattttctaagTTTCTATGAACCCACTTTCCATGTTGTCCCTCGTTTGCATTCAGGGACTGTTTCTTTGCAAACCACTGCATTTTacttccattctttctttttgttttaacagaagaaaaatacaaatcaaaAACCACAGCATTATGATTAGTGGCTAGGCAATCTCTTTCAATTACAAGAATatcaatacagaaagaaaagaattacagggttgttttctttttttaatttcctgtggcTGATGTACTGTATGGTATATGTTTACAGAACTCCTCTGGTCTGCCTTTGTGATGTTATCTAAATGAATGACAAAGTAGGTATGATGTGCCATTTGACAGTTTGCCTTAGCACTCTTgggtttccttctcctttttgtatctttcttttccttatttttttccaaaaagtgcAGGCTGT harbors:
- the PALM2AKAP2 gene encoding paralemmin-2 isoform X12, producing the protein MAEAELHKERLQAIAEKRKRQTEIEGKRQQLEDQILQLQHFKSKALREKWLLQGIPAGSAEEEEARRRQSEEDELKVKKLEENIHRLEQEIQKLESEESQISAKEQIILEKLKETEKSFDNLQKNFSHQDGALCTMEINVEKDKQTGETKIVSASPIGPDEAHQRGFKVYDDGTKVVYEVHSGGTVVENGVHKLSSKDVDELMQKAGQSSVKGGYETMTVSDRNAVADGNLSHMKEQMLFKEAKLEMVHKPSKGHAVNPQPQDRPCSGKAAEASTDQPVTMIFMGYQNIDDEEETKKVLGYDETIKAELVLIDEDDEKSLREKTVTDVSTMDGNAAELVSGRPLSDTTEPSSPEGKEESLPLEAAPGTQKKKRCQCCIVM